The Paraburkholderia dioscoreae DNA window ATCCAGCACGATCAGATCGGGCGCGCCTTGCTCCAGCGCCGCGCGCATCTGGCGTCCGTTCGCCGCGAGCGAGACGCGCATGCCGTTCTTCTCGAGGTATCCGGCGAGCAGTTCGCGAATGCCGCGGTCGTCGTCGACAATCAGCACGTGGTCGATGGTTTCCATCAATGCATCATCTCCGTTGGCGTTTTATCTGCGCCCGGCTCGCATTGAGCAGCGAACAGTGCGCCGGGTGCGCCAGTTCGGCGGCAAGGCCGCCGGAAACGAATACGAGGATTGCCAGCAGGCGTCTCATGCGTCCTCCAGCACGGAAAGGCTGGCGCCGTCGGCAAGCCCGGCTTCCAGACTATACGGATCGACGCCTTCCAGGCAACCGATGTTGACCCGCCACTGCTGCGGATCTTTGCGCGTCTGATGAAACGGATAAATACCGCAGTGCTTGCAGAAATAATGCCGGGCCACTCGCGTGTTGAATTGATAAAGCGTCAGCGCGTCTTCACCGCTCAGAATCTTTAACTGGCTCGCCGGGAACAGCGGCGTCATCAATGCGCCCTTGCGCCGGCACAAGCTGCAGTTGCAGCGGCCGGCAGGGACGATCGCGACGTGAACTTCGAATCTGACGGCTCCGCAGTGACAGGATCCTTGCAGCAAATCGGCGCTCATGGTGCTCTCCGCGATTGGCAATGCCTGCTTTATAGCCTGGCGCGCACGGCGATTTGTGTCGCAGTGTATCTGGACGCCGGGCGGATACACAACATTGCACTCGCGCGGGTCGGGCGACACAAAAATGTATTCGCGGATTCCGACGATACACACGATTGCAATTCGCCGATTCCCTCACACATGCCAGATACGCAGGCACGGTTCAATACATCAACGCCGCTTTTCAGAAGCTATCGCATGACCGCAAGTGCTGGCTTCTGTCCAAAGCGCGAAAGAACGAGCGACTCAGTATTCGACGAGAATGGTCACGCGCCGGTTCGCGGCTCGTGCGGCTGCGTCGTCGCCGATAATCAAGGGAAAATTGTCGGCGCGGCCAATAGCAGCCATCCTGTGCGCTTCTATGCCTTTGT harbors:
- a CDS encoding GFA family protein produces the protein MSADLLQGSCHCGAVRFEVHVAIVPAGRCNCSLCRRKGALMTPLFPASQLKILSGEDALTLYQFNTRVARHYFCKHCGIYPFHQTRKDPQQWRVNIGCLEGVDPYSLEAGLADGASLSVLEDA